One part of the Sardina pilchardus chromosome 5, fSarPil1.1, whole genome shotgun sequence genome encodes these proteins:
- the LOC134080084 gene encoding adapter molecule crk-like, with the protein MAGNFDAEDRNSWYWGRLIRQEAVSLLQGQRHGVFLVRDSVTSPGDYVLSVSENSKVSHYIINSISNNRQSGTNQAPPRYRIGDQEFDGLPALLEFYKIHYLDTTTLIEPASKAKHAGFVSSGAAGPPQKSDEVEYVRALFDFPGNDEEDLPFRKGDVLRVIEKPEDQWWNAANLDGRQGMIPVPYVERYRPSSPTGGGQTMPGVPGTPVTGASDGAGCGGVPPTQLDYAQPVVNTPLPNLQNGPVYARAIQKRVPNAYDKTALALEVGDTVKVTKINVNGQWEGECKGKRGHFPFTHVRLLDQQHPEDES; encoded by the exons ATGGCCGGGAATTTTGACGCCGAAGACCGAAACAGCTGGTATTGGGGGAGGCTTATTCGCCAAGAGGCTGTATCACTTCTGCAGGGACAACGACATGGAGTGTTTCTTGTCAGAGACTCAGTTACGAGCCCCGGCGACTATGTGCTCTCCGTTTCTGAGAATTCCAAAGTATCTCATTACATAATCAACAGCATCAGCAACAACCGGCAATCTGGAACAA ATCAAGCCCCTCCTCGTTACCGCATCGGAGACCAGGAGTTTGACGGTCTCCCAGCCCTTTTAGAGTTTTACAAGATTCACTATCTGGACACCACCACCTTGATTGAGCCTGCCAGCAAGGCCAAGCATGCCGGATTTGTGAGCAGCGGCGCAGCCGGACCACCGCAAAAGTCCGATGAGGTGGAATACGTGCGTGCCCTCTTTGACTTCCCTGGCAATGACGAGGAGGACCTGCCATTCCGGAAGGGGGATGTGCTCCGGGTAATCGAGAAGCCAGAGGACCAGTGGTGGAACGCAGCCAATCTTGACGGTCGTCAGGGCATGATCCCAGTCCCCTATGTGGAGCGTTACCGCCCTTCCTCACCAACTGGTGGAGGCCAAACGATGCCCGGCGTGCCGGGAACACCTGTCACGGGGGCGTCCGATGGCGCGGGGTGCGGGGGAGTGCCACCCACGCAGTTAGACTACGCGCAGCCTGTGGTGAACACGCCTTTGCCCAACCTCCAGAATGGACCAGTATATGCAAGGGCAATACAGAAGAGAGTCCCAAATGCTTACGATAAAACTGCTCTTGCTCTAGAG GTAGGGGACACGGTGAAAGTCACTAAGATCAATGTGAATGGCCAGTGGGAAGGCGAATGCAAGGGCAAGAGAGGCCATTTCCCCTTCACCCATGTCCGCCTTCTAGACCAGCAACACCCAGAGGATGAGAGCTGA